One genomic window of Nocardioides daphniae includes the following:
- a CDS encoding DUF445 domain-containing protein: protein MTDTATHRRETPISIVTPEPAADAARRRGLRIMRTVAVGLLVLAAVVYVATLGRDGFWGYVNAGAEASMVGAIADWFAVTALFRHPLGLPIPHTALVPKRKDELGRGLEEFVGENFLQEEIIRDRVAASTISLRIGEWLHDEAHARRVVDEASEVAAIALGKVRDEHVVDFVTQALVPRFREEPVAPLAGSLLTEVVDDGVHHGLVDLGVVELHRWLLDNPETFARVLSERAPWWTPPRLNEVVTAKLHTEALKWLEDIRDDPRHHAREAFDSMLEQLAKDLLHDEATQARAEAMKERLLDHRRSPHGRTRCSTVVSVWNALRRATLTSLRDPSGALRERAVVELLNLGATLRSDATLRERLDRMAADAAVFVVARYGAEVTTVITHTIERWDGREAAEKIELHVGRDLQFIRINGTVVGGFVGLLIHAVSQALGH from the coding sequence ATGACTGACACCGCCACGCACCGCCGCGAGACCCCGATCTCGATCGTGACCCCCGAGCCCGCCGCCGACGCCGCGCGTCGCCGCGGCCTGAGGATCATGCGTACGGTCGCCGTCGGCCTGCTCGTGCTGGCCGCGGTGGTGTACGTCGCCACGCTCGGCCGCGACGGGTTCTGGGGCTACGTCAACGCCGGCGCCGAGGCCTCCATGGTCGGCGCGATCGCGGACTGGTTCGCCGTGACGGCGCTCTTCCGCCATCCGCTCGGACTGCCGATCCCGCACACGGCGCTGGTGCCGAAGCGCAAGGACGAGCTGGGCCGCGGCCTCGAGGAGTTCGTCGGGGAGAACTTCCTCCAGGAGGAGATCATCCGCGACCGGGTGGCGGCCTCCACGATCTCGTTGCGGATCGGCGAGTGGTTGCACGACGAAGCGCACGCCCGCCGCGTGGTCGACGAGGCCTCCGAGGTCGCGGCGATCGCGCTGGGGAAGGTGCGCGACGAGCACGTCGTCGACTTCGTCACCCAGGCGCTGGTGCCGCGCTTCCGCGAGGAGCCCGTCGCCCCGTTGGCCGGCAGCCTGCTGACCGAGGTCGTCGACGACGGCGTGCACCACGGCCTCGTCGACCTGGGCGTCGTCGAGCTGCACCGCTGGCTGCTCGACAACCCCGAGACCTTCGCCCGGGTGCTGTCGGAGCGCGCTCCGTGGTGGACGCCGCCGCGGCTCAACGAGGTGGTCACCGCCAAGCTCCACACCGAGGCGCTCAAGTGGCTCGAGGACATCCGCGACGACCCGCGCCACCACGCCCGTGAGGCGTTCGACTCGATGCTCGAGCAGCTGGCGAAGGACCTCCTGCACGACGAGGCCACGCAGGCGCGGGCCGAGGCGATGAAGGAGCGGCTGCTCGACCACCGCAGGTCACCGCACGGTCGCACGCGCTGCTCGACGGTGGTGTCGGTGTGGAACGCGCTGCGTCGCGCGACCCTCACCTCGCTGCGCGACCCCTCGGGCGCGCTGCGGGAGCGAGCGGTCGTCGAGCTGCTCAACCTCGGGGCGACGCTGCGCTCCGACGCCACTCTGCGGGAGCGGCTCGACCGGATGGCCGCTGACGCGGCGGTCTTCGTGGTCGCCCGCTACGGCGCCGAGGTCACCACCGTCATCACCCACACGATCGAGCGCTGGGACGGCCGCGAGGCGGCGGAGAAGATCGAGCTCCACGTCGGGCGCGACCTGCAGTTCATCCGGATCAACGGCACCGTCGTCGGCGGCTTCGTCGGCCTGCTCATCCACGCCGTCAGCCAGGCGCTGGGCCACTGA
- a CDS encoding adenylyltransferase/cytidyltransferase family protein, producing the protein MSRTVLTFGTFDVFHVGHLRILERAAALGDRLVVGVSADELNMRKKGRTPVFSQAERLAIVKALKVVDEVFVEESLEQKRDYIVEHGADVLVMGDDWAGKFDEFNDVCEVVYLARTPAISTTAIIEHIADL; encoded by the coding sequence ATGTCCCGCACCGTCCTCACGTTCGGCACCTTCGACGTCTTCCACGTCGGTCACCTGCGGATCCTGGAGCGGGCCGCCGCGCTGGGTGACCGCCTGGTGGTGGGCGTCTCCGCCGACGAGCTCAACATGAGGAAGAAGGGGCGCACCCCGGTCTTCAGCCAGGCCGAGCGGCTGGCCATCGTCAAGGCCCTGAAGGTGGTCGACGAGGTCTTCGTCGAGGAGAGCCTCGAGCAGAAGCGTGACTACATCGTCGAGCACGGCGCCGACGTCCTGGTGATGGGTGACGACTGGGCCGGCAAGTTCGACGAGTTCAACGACGTCTGCGAGGTCGTCTACCTCGCGCGCACCCCCGCCATCTCCACCACCGCGATCATCGAACACATCGCGGACCTGTGA
- a CDS encoding MXAN_6640 family putative metalloprotease, translating to MRRRGLHHPGHHLPPRGLRRLGRAHPRAGRDDLAPRGRRPRLPRPADDVDAGGDDRFDVYLADLSPQGYYGFCAPEDLLPGQNARATSYCVLDNDMLGLGGRPDDALAATAAHEFFHAVQFNYDLSEDSWFMESSATWVEEVVFDAVDDNRQFLGKGQLGSPTTPLDAAAGHYGNWIFVQFLAQRFGDGVVRRVWERLDASRGALDEWSLQGVRSVLAARGVAWPSFYADFARANLFPRRHYREGAAYRAAPVTDHLRLDRSRQRATRTAAVRHLSSRTTGVTVGALPRGRRTLRLDLRASHAAYARVSLLVHRADGSLRLRRVTLDRKGRATARIPASRAKVRRVVVLTVHTAADHRRCGGASGWACGGDPVGALSWRLTARLVR from the coding sequence GTGCGGCGTCGAGGTCTGCATCACCCGGGTCACCACCTCCCGCCACGCGGCCTCCGACGCCTGGGCCGCGCGCACCCTCGAGCTGGTCGAGACGACCTGGCGCCGCGTGGTCGACGACCTCGGCTACCGCGCCCCGCCGACGACGTGGACGCCGGCGGCGACGACCGCTTCGACGTCTACCTGGCCGACCTCTCCCCGCAGGGCTACTACGGCTTCTGCGCCCCTGAGGACCTGCTGCCCGGCCAGAACGCCCGCGCCACGTCGTACTGCGTGCTCGACAACGACATGCTCGGACTCGGCGGGCGCCCCGACGACGCGCTCGCCGCCACCGCGGCGCACGAGTTCTTCCACGCGGTGCAGTTCAACTACGACCTCTCCGAGGACTCCTGGTTCATGGAGTCGTCGGCCACCTGGGTCGAGGAGGTCGTCTTCGACGCCGTCGACGACAACCGCCAGTTCCTCGGCAAGGGCCAGCTCGGCTCCCCCACCACGCCGCTCGACGCCGCGGCGGGCCACTACGGCAACTGGATCTTCGTGCAGTTCCTCGCCCAACGCTTCGGCGACGGCGTCGTGCGTCGGGTCTGGGAGCGCCTCGACGCCTCCCGCGGCGCGCTCGACGAGTGGTCGCTGCAGGGGGTCCGCTCGGTGCTGGCTGCACGCGGCGTGGCCTGGCCGTCGTTCTACGCCGACTTCGCCCGCGCCAACCTCTTCCCCCGGCGCCACTACCGTGAGGGCGCTGCCTACCGCGCGGCCCCGGTCACCGACCACCTCCGGCTGGACCGTTCCCGCCAGCGGGCAACCCGGACCGCCGCGGTGCGCCACCTGTCGTCGCGCACCACCGGGGTCACGGTCGGCGCGCTGCCGCGCGGTCGGCGTACGTTGCGCCTCGACCTCCGGGCCTCGCACGCGGCGTACGCCCGGGTGTCGCTGCTCGTGCACCGCGCCGACGGCTCGTTGCGGCTGCGGCGCGTGACGCTGGACCGCAAGGGTCGTGCCACGGCGCGGATCCCGGCGTCACGGGCCAAGGTGCGGCGCGTCGTCGTGCTCACCGTGCACACCGCCGCCGACCACCGTCGCTGCGGCGGGGCGTCGGGGTGGGCCTGCGGCGGCGACCCGGTCGGCGCGCTGTCGTGGCGCCTGACCGCGCGCCTCGTGCGCTGA
- a CDS encoding long-chain-fatty-acid--CoA ligase, which produces MCAQSPRWAESYAPGVPLTLEYGDTTVLDLFEQAARAHADRPALDFMGRTTSYADTHDAVLRVAAALRDLGVGAGDCVALVMPNCPQNVIAFMAVLRLGATVVEHNPLYTAAELRGPFADHGARVAIVWDKVAGVVGSLKEGCALEQVVAVDLTAELPLAKRLALKLPIAKARAARDQLHAPAPGTIAWRELLDHAPLTDDHPRPVADDVALTLYTSGTTGAPKGVPLRHRNLVANVLQGQQWVSGMVPGQESVLVALPLFHAYGVTVSVLLGLSVAAKLVLLPKPELPLVMEAIKRDVPSFVPAVPPLYQKIVDEAERSGVSIRGIKWALSGAMALQAPLVERWEAATGGLLVEGYGLTETSPVIVGNPMSKGRRPGSIGVPFPDTEIRIVDPEELDREVPLGERGELLVKGPQVFDGYRGLPEETEAAFHDGWFRTGDIVTMAEDGFITVVDRIKEVVITGGFNVYPSEVEAVLRRHPSVGDAAVVGVRSSDGAEEVVAAVVPAEGETVDPDGLRQFARGELTPYKVPRRVVVVDALPTNPMGKVLRREVAAMLQG; this is translated from the coding sequence ATGTGTGCCCAGTCCCCTCGGTGGGCGGAGTCCTACGCCCCCGGTGTGCCGCTCACCCTCGAGTACGGCGACACCACGGTCCTCGACCTCTTCGAGCAGGCCGCCCGGGCGCACGCCGACCGACCGGCCCTCGACTTCATGGGCCGCACCACCTCGTACGCCGACACCCACGACGCCGTCCTGCGGGTCGCCGCCGCGCTGCGTGACCTGGGCGTCGGGGCCGGCGACTGCGTCGCCCTGGTAATGCCCAACTGCCCGCAGAACGTGATCGCCTTCATGGCGGTGCTGCGCCTGGGAGCGACCGTCGTCGAGCACAACCCGCTCTACACCGCCGCCGAGCTGCGTGGCCCCTTCGCCGACCACGGCGCCCGCGTCGCGATCGTCTGGGACAAGGTCGCCGGCGTGGTGGGTTCGCTCAAGGAGGGCTGCGCCCTCGAGCAGGTGGTGGCCGTCGACCTGACCGCCGAGCTGCCGCTGGCCAAGCGCCTCGCCCTGAAGCTGCCGATCGCCAAGGCCCGGGCCGCCCGCGACCAGCTGCACGCCCCGGCCCCCGGCACCATCGCTTGGCGCGAGCTGCTCGACCACGCCCCGCTGACCGACGACCACCCGCGCCCGGTCGCCGACGACGTGGCGCTCACGCTCTACACCTCGGGCACCACCGGCGCCCCCAAGGGCGTCCCGCTGCGCCACCGCAACCTGGTCGCCAACGTCCTCCAGGGCCAGCAGTGGGTCTCCGGGATGGTCCCCGGCCAGGAGTCGGTGCTGGTCGCGCTGCCCCTCTTCCACGCCTACGGCGTCACCGTCAGCGTCCTGCTGGGCCTCTCGGTGGCGGCCAAGCTGGTGCTCCTGCCCAAGCCCGAGCTGCCGCTGGTGATGGAGGCGATCAAGCGCGACGTCCCCTCCTTCGTGCCGGCCGTCCCGCCGCTCTACCAAAAGATCGTCGACGAGGCGGAGCGCAGTGGCGTCTCCATCCGCGGCATCAAGTGGGCGCTGTCGGGCGCCATGGCGCTGCAGGCGCCGCTCGTCGAGCGCTGGGAGGCCGCGACTGGTGGCCTGCTCGTGGAGGGCTACGGCCTGACCGAGACCTCCCCGGTGATCGTCGGCAACCCGATGTCGAAGGGCCGGCGCCCCGGCTCGATCGGCGTGCCCTTCCCCGACACGGAGATCCGCATCGTCGACCCCGAGGAGCTCGACCGCGAGGTCCCGCTGGGCGAGCGCGGCGAGCTCCTGGTGAAGGGCCCGCAGGTCTTCGACGGCTACCGCGGCCTGCCCGAGGAGACCGAGGCCGCCTTCCACGACGGCTGGTTCCGCACCGGCGACATCGTGACGATGGCCGAGGACGGCTTCATCACCGTGGTCGACCGGATCAAGGAGGTCGTCATCACCGGCGGCTTCAACGTCTACCCCTCCGAGGTCGAGGCCGTGCTGCGCCGCCACCCGAGCGTGGGGGACGCGGCGGTCGTGGGTGTGCGGTCGTCGGACGGCGCCGAGGAGGTCGTCGCCGCGGTGGTCCCGGCCGAGGGCGAGACCGTCGACCCCGACGGGCTGCGCCAGTTCGCCCGCGGTGAGCTCACGCCCTACAAGGTGCCGCGCCGCGTGGTCGTCGTGGACGCGCTGCCCACCAACCCGATGGGCAAGGTGCTGCGCCGCGAGGTCGCGGCCATGCTGCAGGGCTGA